In Juglans microcarpa x Juglans regia isolate MS1-56 chromosome 8D, Jm3101_v1.0, whole genome shotgun sequence, the following are encoded in one genomic region:
- the LOC121241821 gene encoding probable serine/threonine-protein kinase At1g01540, which translates to MTGYLFFNDQLSKRTSIFGLRLWVVLGICVGAAIVLILFLISLWFTSRRKSSSPSPASKSVKKASQNPTIPNISKEIQEVRVDPSWKPAHPHPDRNTNAYHHASNPDPLPESEPFGRAQPLLIQQEEESLVGGRNRIHIEIGKDHRISYPERGGGSSHCSGEARSGDQAMIVAPEVSHLGWGHWYTLRELEVSTNGFADENVIGEGGYGIVYRGVLEDNNMVAVKNLLNNRGQAEKEFKVEVEAIGRVRHKNLVRLLGYCAEGAHRMLVYEYVDNGNLEQWIHGDVGPCSPLTWDVRMNIILGTAKGLTYLHEGLEPKVVHRDIKSSNILLDKQWNPKVSDFGLAKLLGSEMSYVTTRVMGTFGYVAPEYASTGMLNERSDVYSFGILLMEIISGRNPVDYSHPAGEVNLVEWIKTMVTNRNTEGVLDPRLPEKPLSRALKRALLVALRCVDPNAQKRPKMGHVIHMLEADEFPFRDDRRAGRVQHDGIMRDTLMEKQVNESGDSSGYESGAQINRSLWRKQGPEEQ; encoded by the exons ATGACTGGCTATCTGTTCTTCAACGATCAACTATCAAAGCGTACGTCGATTTTCGGTCTCCGTTTGTGGGTTGTGCTTGGTATATGCGTAGGAGCAGCCATCGTTCTCATACTTTTCCTTATATCTCTCTGGTTCACATCCAGACGCAAGagttcttctccttctcctgcTTCCAAGTCAGTTAAGAAGGCCTCTCAGAATCCCACCATCCCAAACATCTCTAAAGAAATCCAAGAAGTTCGAGTCGACCCTTCCTGGAAACCAGCTCACCCCCACCCGGACCGCAACACTAATGCCTACCACCACGCTTCTAACCCGGACCCATTGCCGGAATCGGAGCCGTTTGGCAGAGCTCAACCCCTGCTTATTCAGCAAGAGGAAGAGAGCCTGGTGGGTGGCCGGAACAGAATTCACATAGAAATCGGGAAAGATCACCGGATTTCGTACCCGGAGCGGGGTGGAGGGTCTTCTCATTGCAGTGGAGAGGCCCGGTCCGGCGACCAGGCGATGATTGTGGCCCCGGAGGTCTCGCATTTGGGCTGGGGGCACTGGTACACGCTCAGAGAGCTTGAAGTCTCCACCAATGGGTTTGCTGACGAGAATGTGATTGGTGAGGGTGGGTATGGGATTGTGTACCGGGGTGTGTTGGAGGATAATAACATGGTTGCTGTCAAGAATTTGCTCAATAACAG GGGACAAGCTGAGAAGGAGTTCAAGGTTGAAGTTGAAGCAATTGGACGTGTTCGGCATAAGAATTTAGTGAGGTTGCTCGGTTATTGTGCTGAAGGAGCTCATag GATGCTTGTCTATGAGTATGTTGACAATGGAAACCTAGAACAATGGATTCATGGGGATGTTGGGCCTTGCAGCCCTCTTACTTGGGACGTTCGAATGAATATAATACTTGGAACTGCAAAAGG gTTGACATACCTGCACGAGGGCCTGGAACCAAAGGTAGTTCACCGTGATATAAAGTCGAGCAATATTTTGCTTGATAAGCAGTGGAATCCAAAGGTGTCTGACTTTGGCCTAGCAAAGCTCTTGGGCTCAGAAATGAGTTATGTGACGACTCGTGTGATGGGAACATTTGG ATATGTGGCTCCAGAATATGCCAGTACTGGCATGTTGAATGAAAGAAGTGATGTATATAGTTTTGGTATTCTTCTTATGGAGATAATCTCGGGAAGAAACCCAGTAGATTATAGCCACCCTGCTGGAGAG GTCAACCTAGTTGAGTGGATTAAAACTATGGTTACGAATCGAAATACTGAGGGAGTTTTGGATCCTAGATTACCAGAGAAACCTTTGTCAAGGGCACTGAAGCGAGCTCTGTTAGTAGCTTTGCGCTGTGTGGATCCAAATGCTCAAAAGAGGCCAAAGATGGGGCATGTGATACATATGCTCGAAGCTGACGAGTTCCCCTTCCGCGAC GACCGTAGAGCTGGACGGGTTCAGCATGATGGTATTATGAGGGACACGTTGATGGAGAAGCAAGTAAATGAATCTGGTGATAGTAGTGGATATGAAAGTGGTGCTCAAATCAATAGATCTTTGTGGAGAAAGCAAGGACCTGAAGAGCAATAG
- the LOC121241823 gene encoding subtilisin-like protease SBT3: MPSHCHNSMASHAIPLHVCFLFFFFSHLSSTLGASENYIIQMDVSAMPKAFAAHHNWYMSTLASALETSKISTTGTTTTTIKPSPIIYSYTHALNGFSASLSPSELEALKSSSGYVSAIRDLPIKPDTTYSTSFLGLNSNSGVWPLSYYGEDVIIGVVDSGIWPESKSFNDNGMSKIPLRWKGECAGGRQFNSSLCNKKLIGARFFSKGLVANDPDARATITNSARDRLGHGTHTSSTAAGNYVDDASYFGYSPGTARGVAPRARVASYKAIWEEGAYTSDIIAAIDQAIIDGVDVLSLSLGLDGVPLYEDPIAIATFAAIERGIFVSTSAGNAGPFLWTVHNGVPWVLTVGASNMDRDFVGVVTLGNGVSVNGRTLYPLNSSFNQTPMVFMGACDRLNELKKIRNKIVVCEETKNATLHVQIDNVKQAKVAACVFVTNTADLGFYLQTPMPTMFLNSTNGEIIKNYIKIDSNPKANLKFHNTSLGSKQAPVASAFSSRGPSSSCPHILKPDLMAPGDFILAAWSPTSPATTVGNQKLYSNFTVLSGTSMSCPHATGVAALLKKVHPEWSPAAIRSAMMTTSDNIDNMNSPIKDIGRPNTVATPLAMGAGQINPNKAMDPGLIYDAKLQDYVNLLCALNYTKQQIQTITKSGSNNCSSPFSDLNYPSFIAFFNKNDTNPDAIITQEFHRTLTNVGEEQSTYIASLTPIKEIRASVTPNKLVFTKKNENQSFKLRLEGPRWLKQDEVFGYLSWVHTAGKYIVRSPIVASRLSL; encoded by the coding sequence ATGCCTAGCCACTGCCATAATTCCATGGCTTCTCATGCTATCCCCTTGCATGTGtgctttctctttttcttcttttcccacCTCAGCTCCACCTTGGGAGCATCTGAAAACTATATCATTCAAATGGACGTATCAGCCATGCCTAAAGCCTTCGCTGCCCACCATAACTGGTATATGTCCACTCTTGCCTCGGCCCTCGAAACTTCTAAAATTAGCACCACTGGTACAACCACAACCACAATCAAACCCTCTCCTATTATCTATAGCTATACTCATGCTCTAAATGGTTTCTCTGCAAGTCTTTCTCCATCTGAGCTTGAGGCCCTGAAAAGCTCTTCAGGTTATGTTTCCGCAATTCGGGACTTGCCCATTAAACCTGACACGACTTACTCGACCAGTTTTCTTGGTCTTAACTCCAACTCGGGTGTATGGCCATTGTCATACTATGGCGAGGATGTCATAATTGGGGTGGTGGATTCAGGAATCTGGCCAGAAAGCAAAAGCTTCAATGATAACGGCATGTCCAAAATCCCATTAAGGTGGAAAGGAGAATGTGCAGGTGGCCGCCAGTTCAACTCTTCTTTGTGTAACAAGAAGCTCATTGGAGCTCGGTTCTTTAGTAAAGGTCTAGTTGCTAATGATCCTGATGCGAGAGCAACTATAACTAATTCTGCACGAGATAGACTAGGACATGGCACCCACACGTCAAGCACAGCTGCCGGAAATTATGTTGATGATGCGTCGTACTTTGGCTACTCCCCAGGAACCGCTAGAGGTGTTGCTCCGCGAGCACGGGTTGCCTCGTACAAGGCAATTTGGGAGGAGGGTGCTTACACATCAGATATTATTGCAGCTATTGATCAAGCAATTATTGATGGTGTGGATGtcttatcattatcattaggCCTGGATGGTGTTCCTTTGTATGAGGACCCAATTGCCATAGCCACATTTGCAGCCATAGAGAGAGGTATTTTCGTCTCTACATCAGCAGGAAATGCAGGGCCATTCCTTTGGACTGTACATAATGGTGTGCCATGGGTTCTAACTGTTGGTGCTAGTAACATGGACCGTGACTTTGTTGGAGTTGTTACTCTTGGAAATGGAGTTTCGGTGAATGGTAGGACTCTGTATCCGTTGAATTCATCGTTCAACCAAACGCCAATGGTTTTCATGGGTGCTTGTGACCGCTTGAATGAATTGAAGAAAATTAGGAACAAGATTGTTGTATGCGAAGAAACTAAGAATGCAACCTTGCATGTGCAAATTGATAATGTTAAGCAAGCCAAAGTGGCCGCCTGTGTCTTTGTAACGAACACAGCTGACTTGGGATTTTACCTCCAAACCCCAATGCCGACAATGTTTTTGAACTCAACGAAcggagaaattataaaaaactacATCAAAATCGACTCCAATCCAAAAGCAAACCTGAAGTTTCATAATACATCTCTTGGTTCGAAACAAGCACCAGTGGCTTCTGCCTTCAGTTCTAGAGGACCATCTTCAAGCTGCCCACATATCTTGAAGCCTGACCTAATGGCTCCAGGTGATTTCATCTTAGCTGCATGGTCCCCTACATCCCCAGCGACCACGGTGGGGAATCAGAAACTATATAGTAACTTTACTGTCCTGTCTGGAACATCCATGTCTTGCCCACATGCAACAGGAGTGGCAGCTCTTTTGAAAAAGGTGCACCCTGAATGGAGCCCCGCCGCCATCAGGTCAGCCATGATGACTACATCTGACAACATCGACAACATGAACAGCCCCATCAAAGACATTGGCCGACCTAACACGGTGGCTACTCCTTTGGCCATGGGTGCTGGGCAGATAAACCCCAACAAGGCGATGGACCCTGGACTTATTTACGATGCAAAATTACAAGATTATGTGAATCTTCTCTGTGCACTAAATTACACCAAACAACAAATTCAAACTATCACCAAGTCGGGTTCGAACAACTGTTCCTCCCCGTTCTCAGACCTCAACTACCCTTCTTTTATTGCATTCTTCAACAAAAATGACACGAATCCTGATGCGATAATAACACAAGAATTTCATAGAACATTGACCAACGTTGGGGAAGAGCAGTCAACCTACATTGCAAGCTTGACACCCATTAAAGAGATTCGGGCCAGCGTCACGCCAAACAAATTGGTGTTCACGAAGAAGAATGAGAATCAAAGTTTCAAGCTGAGATTAGAAGGTCCACGATGGCTGAAACAAGATGAAGTTTTCGGCTATCTCAGTTGGGTTCACACTGCGGGTAAATACATTGTTAGGAGCCCCATAGTGGCCTCAAGGCTTAGTCTGTAG